In Litorimonas taeanensis, one DNA window encodes the following:
- the erpA gene encoding iron-sulfur cluster insertion protein ErpA: MNENTTTETLPVSMSASAAMQINAIMKKQGKDQYLRVAVEGGGCSGFQYKFDFADSPNDDDIVLERDGAKILIDEMSVEFLTGSEIDYARELIGSAFKIHNPNAVAACGCGTSFSV, from the coding sequence ATGAACGAAAACACCACCACCGAAACACTGCCTGTTTCCATGTCAGCCTCTGCGGCCATGCAAATTAATGCTATCATGAAAAAGCAAGGCAAGGATCAATATTTACGCGTCGCCGTCGAAGGCGGTGGATGTTCTGGATTTCAATATAAGTTTGATTTTGCAGACAGCCCTAATGACGATGATATTGTTTTGGAGCGAGATGGCGCAAAAATTTTAATCGATGAGATGAGTGTCGAGTTTTTAACTGGCTCTGAAATTGATTATGCCCGAGAGCTTATTGGCTCGGCTTTTAAAATTCACAATCCGAACGCTGTTGCTGCATGTGGCTGCGGAACAAGTTTCTCAGTTTAA
- a CDS encoding deoxyguanosinetriphosphate triphosphohydrolase, with amino-acid sequence MSAQSPNETPELHFSPYRRTRAIYASDPETARGRLIAQPSKSERSPFQRDKDRIIHSSAFRRLKGKTQVFVAHEGDYYRTRLTHSLEVSQIARSIARVLGLDEDLAECLALAHDMGHPPFGHSGEYALAACMAPYGGFDHNAQTLRIVETLERRYAEFDGLNLTWETLEGIAKHNGPLILEKGDEDKLPWALKNLQNWKALELETFAGPEAQVAALADDIAYNNHDIDDGLRAGLFTVAEVAEVPIVGEAFADVRRRYPDISEDRMIHEAVRDLIGYMVSDVLEETRARLKFHNPQSAQDIRELDRSVVAFSEGFRTKEKALRTFLYDNMYRHYKVNRMMGQASRVVSELFELFIEDPDILPTELRRQCDGARTETTARVICDYIASMTDNFALAEHRKLFTAAGYLSTY; translated from the coding sequence GTGTCCGCCCAATCCCCGAACGAAACGCCAGAATTGCATTTTTCACCTTATCGCCGTACGCGCGCTATTTATGCATCAGATCCAGAAACTGCGAGAGGGCGTCTTATTGCACAACCCTCAAAATCTGAACGTAGTCCTTTTCAACGTGATAAAGACCGGATTATTCATTCCTCTGCTTTTCGTCGCCTAAAAGGCAAAACACAGGTCTTTGTGGCGCATGAAGGGGATTATTATCGGACGCGCCTTACCCATAGTTTGGAAGTTTCACAAATAGCGCGCTCTATTGCGCGCGTCTTGGGCCTTGATGAAGACTTAGCTGAATGTTTGGCCTTGGCACATGATATGGGGCACCCCCCTTTCGGTCATTCAGGAGAATACGCTCTGGCCGCCTGCATGGCGCCTTATGGCGGCTTTGATCACAATGCTCAGACCCTGCGTATCGTCGAAACATTAGAAAGGCGATACGCTGAATTTGACGGTCTGAATTTAACCTGGGAAACGCTTGAAGGTATTGCAAAGCATAATGGGCCATTGATCTTGGAAAAAGGCGATGAGGATAAACTGCCTTGGGCTTTGAAAAATCTGCAAAATTGGAAAGCACTTGAACTTGAAACTTTTGCGGGGCCAGAGGCGCAAGTGGCCGCCTTAGCTGATGATATAGCCTATAATAATCATGACATTGACGATGGTTTGAGAGCGGGTTTGTTCACCGTAGCCGAGGTTGCTGAAGTCCCTATCGTAGGAGAGGCTTTCGCTGATGTTCGCCGCCGTTATCCTGATATCTCAGAAGATCGTATGATACACGAGGCTGTTCGGGATTTGATTGGCTATATGGTGTCTGATGTACTGGAAGAAACCCGAGCGCGGTTGAAATTTCATAACCCACAATCAGCGCAAGATATTCGTGAATTGGATCGTTCTGTCGTTGCCTTCTCAGAAGGGTTTCGTACGAAAGAAAAGGCCCTGAGAACCTTCTTATATGACAATATGTACCGTCATTATAAGGTCAACCGCATGATGGGGCAGGCCAGCCGAGTTGTCAGTGAATTGTTTGAACTCTTTATCGAAGACCCTGATATTCTTCCTACTGAACTTCGTCGTCAATGCGATGGGGCAAGGACTGAAACAACGGCACGGGTCATATGTGACTATATCGCGAGCATGACTGATAACTTTGCTTTGGCTGAGCATAGAAAATTATTCACGGCTGCGGGTTATTTATCGACTTACTAA
- a CDS encoding rod shape-determining protein: MFTSFLGSLTSDIAIDLGTANTLIYAKGRDVVLNEPSVVAFSVKNGRKVVHAVGEDARNMLGRTPGHIEAIRPMKDGVIADFEVAEKMIEHFIKKVNKGGIIRRRPNVVICVPSGATAVERRAIHQSAEQAGAKRVYLIEEPMAAALGAGLPIHEPSGSMVVDIGGGTTEVAVLSLDGIVYSRSVRVGGDKMDDAIIQYVRRTTNLLLGEMSAERVKKEIGSATMPPDNEGMTVQIKGRDLMNGVPREIRVTEAMIAESLAEPVEQIVDAVKIALEATPPELAADIVDKGIMLTGGGALLRNLDTELRSRTGLPVSIADDPLSCVVRGSGTVVENLKKWKSVLSSGV; encoded by the coding sequence ATGTTTACGTCATTTCTCGGCTCCCTCACATCTGATATCGCTATCGATTTGGGGACTGCTAACACTCTTATTTATGCCAAAGGCAGAGATGTTGTATTGAATGAACCCTCCGTCGTTGCGTTTTCAGTGAAAAACGGACGAAAGGTCGTTCACGCCGTCGGGGAAGACGCCCGAAATATGCTAGGGCGAACGCCAGGTCACATCGAAGCTATTCGCCCGATGAAAGATGGTGTGATTGCAGATTTTGAAGTTGCTGAGAAAATGATCGAGCACTTCATTAAAAAAGTCAATAAGGGCGGAATTATTCGTCGTCGCCCAAATGTTGTCATTTGTGTGCCCTCTGGCGCAACGGCTGTAGAACGTCGCGCTATTCACCAATCGGCAGAGCAGGCGGGCGCGAAACGTGTCTATCTTATTGAAGAGCCAATGGCGGCAGCTTTGGGAGCTGGCCTCCCTATTCATGAGCCATCGGGTTCTATGGTCGTTGATATTGGCGGCGGTACGACTGAAGTAGCTGTTCTGTCTCTTGATGGTATTGTTTATTCTCGTTCTGTACGCGTGGGCGGTGATAAAATGGATGATGCGATTATCCAATATGTACGCCGTACGACAAATCTTCTTTTAGGCGAGATGAGCGCGGAACGCGTGAAAAAAGAGATTGGGTCTGCGACAATGCCGCCTGACAATGAAGGTATGACCGTTCAAATAAAGGGACGTGATTTGATGAATGGCGTGCCGCGCGAAATCCGCGTGACAGAAGCGATGATTGCTGAGAGCCTCGCTGAACCTGTCGAGCAAATCGTAGACGCCGTTAAAATTGCTCTAGAAGCCACACCGCCAGAATTGGCAGCAGATATCGTGGATAAAGGTATCATGCTTACAGGTGGTGGTGCCTTGCTCCGTAATTTGGATACTGAGCTAAGATCACGGACGGGATTGCCTGTCTCAATTGCTGATGATCCATTGTCTTGTGTGGTCAGAGGTTCAGGAACCGTTGTCGAGAATTTGAAAAAGTGGAAGAGCGTATTGTCTAGCGGTGTCTAG
- the mreC gene encoding rod shape-determining protein MreC, protein MPRSSYSARSRDDNGPVFLVLVIAILISAALIVTQSGEARLRKSVQVQSDSIVSPLITLITRPIRASEGLFGSMSDRRRAYEENLVLRAELQQLREENSRLRVSQEEIARYEDMLSVTIETNVPLKRVAARTVNDLTGPFVRALLIDAGKDKGIKLGQAVMTSDGLVGHVILAGSNSSRILRLDDLNSRIPVINERAGSVAILAGDNSRKPKLIFSEIDADWQEGDIIVTSGDDGRLPRGLHIGTIDSVVNDEVRVSVSSFQKPLDWVWVAIFDPIAEPEAISETSLSENISEAELSTAPTHSDTTNNSDATNNDDDATLAIEGGTE, encoded by the coding sequence ATGCCTCGATCATCCTATTCCGCACGTTCAAGAGATGATAACGGCCCTGTTTTCCTCGTTTTAGTTATCGCTATTTTAATTTCCGCGGCTCTAATCGTAACGCAAAGCGGCGAGGCGCGCCTGCGCAAATCTGTGCAAGTGCAATCTGATTCTATCGTCTCTCCTTTAATCACATTAATTACACGGCCCATTCGTGCTTCTGAAGGTCTCTTTGGGTCAATGTCAGATCGGCGTCGGGCCTATGAGGAAAACCTTGTCCTAAGAGCAGAGCTTCAACAATTAAGAGAAGAAAATTCTCGATTGCGTGTCAGCCAAGAAGAAATCGCGCGATATGAGGACATGTTAAGCGTAACGATTGAGACGAATGTCCCCCTCAAAAGAGTAGCTGCACGGACGGTAAATGATTTGACGGGGCCATTTGTACGGGCCTTGTTGATTGATGCTGGTAAGGACAAAGGTATAAAATTGGGTCAGGCGGTTATGACGTCTGATGGCCTAGTCGGGCATGTTATTCTCGCGGGGTCAAATTCTTCGCGTATTCTGCGTTTAGATGATTTGAACAGCCGCATACCAGTTATCAACGAACGAGCTGGTTCTGTCGCAATTTTGGCAGGGGATAATAGCCGAAAGCCAAAACTTATATTCAGTGAAATTGACGCGGATTGGCAAGAAGGGGACATAATTGTGACCTCTGGAGACGATGGACGTCTGCCACGGGGTCTTCATATTGGGACCATAGATTCCGTTGTTAATGATGAAGTGCGTGTGTCAGTCAGCAGCTTTCAGAAACCTTTAGATTGGGTTTGGGTCGCAATTTTCGACCCCATAGCTGAGCCTGAAGCAATTTCTGAAACAAGTCTAAGTGAAAATATTTCTGAGGCGGAGTTATCGACGGCTCCAACGCATTCAGACACAACAAACAATTCAGACGCCACAAATAATGATGACGATGCTACACTCGCGATAGAAGGGGGCACTGAGTAA
- the mrdA gene encoding penicillin-binding protein 2 — protein sequence MRRSKLKINNSAQEQAQAEATLTRRMIIMGGGGLTMFGVLGARLYNLQITNAENYIALSENNRFNFNIILPSRGRILDRNGEALAVNTPNYRVVLIPERAPNIEQTLQSVSEVIDINADSLKRIRHDIKSNPGFIPITVQDNVEWEAFATLNMQMPDLPGIIPEVAEGRAYPNGGVFAHTLGFIGRASADDIAKDDDPLLRQPTFRIGKTGVEASAEKQLRGSSGRLKVEVNAMGRIVREWPDPKDAANAGEDVFLTLDAELQRYAAQEFGEDSGGIAVIDVLTGELRTLLSMPSFDANLFVKGLTQAEMNRLNSDPKRPQFNKVIGGGYPPASTYKMAVMLAALESGMIDPKRSVFCSGKIRLGNRDFHCWLRKGHGPVNLRESLQHSCDCYYYEIAQIIGIERIADMARRLGFGQSYDIGIGGERSGIVPDEAWKKKRLGSSWRMGDTLNASIGQGFVLATPLQLAVMTARIANKRQAVTPSLIIGHDIPQFNNLGINLEHLAFVQDAMYSVCEEPGGTAYRVDSLKLGGLKMAGKTGTGQVRGISKSEREQGVRSNNNTPWELRDHSIFVGFAPYDNPRFAVATIVEHGGSGAGRAANITRSVLSETLRRDGLGPRSETVTKTQAL from the coding sequence ATGCGGCGGTCTAAGCTTAAAATAAACAATTCAGCCCAAGAGCAGGCGCAAGCCGAAGCGACTCTAACACGTCGTATGATTATAATGGGCGGTGGCGGCTTGACCATGTTTGGTGTCTTGGGGGCGAGGCTTTATAATCTTCAGATTACCAATGCAGAGAACTACATCGCGCTTTCTGAGAATAACCGCTTTAACTTTAATATCATTCTACCAAGCCGAGGCCGTATTCTGGATAGAAATGGCGAAGCTTTAGCCGTCAACACGCCGAATTACCGTGTAGTTCTTATTCCTGAACGTGCGCCAAATATCGAACAAACTTTGCAGTCAGTAAGCGAGGTGATTGATATTAACGCGGATAGTTTGAAGCGAATCCGTCATGACATTAAATCTAACCCAGGATTTATACCCATTACCGTTCAAGATAATGTGGAGTGGGAAGCCTTTGCGACTTTAAACATGCAGATGCCAGATCTGCCTGGAATCATACCAGAAGTCGCGGAAGGCCGTGCTTATCCGAATGGAGGTGTGTTCGCGCATACGCTTGGGTTTATCGGCCGCGCAAGTGCCGATGATATTGCCAAGGACGATGACCCACTCTTGCGGCAGCCAACATTTAGGATAGGGAAAACAGGCGTAGAAGCGAGCGCAGAGAAGCAGTTGCGCGGCAGTTCTGGACGCTTGAAAGTTGAAGTGAATGCGATGGGCCGCATCGTGCGGGAGTGGCCAGACCCAAAAGACGCCGCCAATGCAGGGGAGGACGTCTTTCTGACATTGGATGCGGAATTACAACGCTATGCGGCTCAGGAATTTGGGGAAGATAGTGGCGGTATAGCCGTTATCGACGTCTTAACAGGAGAGCTCAGAACGCTCTTATCCATGCCGAGCTTTGACGCAAATTTATTTGTGAAAGGCTTAACGCAAGCTGAAATGAATCGCCTCAATTCAGACCCGAAACGCCCCCAGTTCAATAAAGTGATTGGCGGCGGGTATCCTCCAGCGTCGACCTATAAAATGGCTGTTATGCTTGCCGCCTTGGAAAGCGGGATGATTGACCCCAAAAGATCAGTCTTTTGTTCAGGAAAAATCCGATTGGGTAATCGTGATTTCCATTGTTGGTTACGCAAAGGGCACGGCCCTGTGAATTTGCGAGAGTCTCTACAGCATTCTTGCGATTGTTATTATTATGAAATCGCTCAAATTATTGGGATTGAACGCATTGCTGATATGGCGCGCCGCCTCGGTTTTGGGCAAAGCTATGATATCGGAATTGGGGGAGAGCGTTCGGGTATCGTCCCTGATGAGGCGTGGAAGAAGAAACGGCTAGGGTCTTCTTGGCGAATGGGGGATACGCTAAATGCATCAATTGGTCAGGGATTTGTATTGGCCACACCTCTGCAACTGGCCGTCATGACCGCTCGGATTGCGAATAAACGGCAAGCTGTTACGCCGTCTCTTATAATTGGTCATGATATTCCGCAATTTAACAATTTAGGCATAAATTTAGAGCATCTCGCTTTTGTGCAAGATGCCATGTACTCTGTTTGCGAAGAACCGGGTGGCACCGCTTATCGTGTAGATAGCCTAAAACTAGGCGGGCTGAAAATGGCCGGGAAAACAGGAACGGGACAAGTTAGAGGTATTTCAAAAAGCGAACGCGAACAGGGCGTTCGGTCCAATAACAACACGCCTTGGGAACTCAGAGACCATTCCATTTTCGTTGGTTTTGCACCTTATGACAATCCGCGATTTGCGGTGGCGACAATTGTTGAACATGGTGGTTCGGGAGCGGGCCGCGCGGCTAATATCACACGCTCTGTCTTGTCAGAGACTTTGCGTAGGGATGGATTAGGGCCGCGTAGTGAAACAGTGACCAAAACGCAGGCGTTATAA